From Aegilops tauschii subsp. strangulata cultivar AL8/78 chromosome 5, Aet v6.0, whole genome shotgun sequence:
AGTAGACTGGATCCAGGTTGCCTATGGCGTAGCTCGGGTCGTGACACCGGATTTCTTTCTTGACTGTAGCACTTGGGAGAATAAGTGAATGGCTGTCGTGTGAGGTGTTCAATGAGGTTTGGTCCAGGCAAGTAACAATGGACATGGATTCGCACTGTGAAGTAATAGCACAATAAAATGAGAAAATCAAGGAAGATGGCAGTTAATCGGGTCTTTGTGATTAGTTTGATTTTCCTAGCTACACCTTTTTCCATTTATGATCTTCAGAAACTAGCATTGCAGAGCATGCATATTTCATTGTTTGTAAATAAAACATTTAATACACCACCATCTCTCGATGTAGGTAAGAATCATTTCATATCTCACCGTACATTAGGAACATTTCATATATGTGCTCCCAATGGTTCCCGCTTGATTATAATGTGGGACGACATACTTCTGAAGTAATGACAACATTGGTGTTCATCCAGGAGAGAAGTTGCAGTAGTAGACAAAGGCAAATGAATATCAGCCTGAATGGATGAAGTGACTGCTAATGAAATCATGTTGGGTTGTTTAGGTTGTTACATGCACAACAAACCAAAGAGATATAGGATGGATAGAAGTTCCAACATCTTTTCGCTTTATGCTCTCTGCTGAATGTACACTACCTTGTTATGTTCAGCAGGGTGACGAGGAAAGACAATGTAAGTATTCGTGATTCATTTGTCGCAAGGTTAGTACACTACCTTGCTGTGTTCAAGTGATTTTTACTAACAAAAGAACTGATCGTGGCATGTCGCCTTTTTCTGGTAGCATATTTGTAACAGAAAACTGTATGCACATGCATCTTGTTCATAATTCACGAAACATATGTTTTAGTGCGATGGAGGTAGTATTGAGAGACAAGGAAACCCATCAGGTAAGGAAAAGAATAGTATGTCTTGATAAGGAAAAGTAATAGTATATCTTGTATGAATGAATGAGAGAACTTGATGAAACAGTACGATTGTTAAATCCTCGCTGCTTTTTTTGAGTCTACTATCTTTTATACAGACAATCCACTGAGTCATTGTTTATTCTATGTCATAGAAGCATAGAGGGTAAGGAATTCAGACATCGGACATACAATTCGTTCATCCAAAAGGGCCAAGatagttcaaattcaaactaaaacaaaaataaaacaaataaataTAAACATAGCAAGGCAGGCGGCCAGAGTTGACCGCTTGGCCGGGCCCTTGCCCTTGCGGTCAGCATGACCTCTTGGAGGAGCGCCTTTTCCGGTTCGATGGGGTCGCAACACGCCCGCTGGCGGGAAGAGTCTGGCTCTGCTGCGGCCGCCACATGCTGCTTGTgccgggccgcctccgcctccgACTCCTGCATGCGCATCTGCACGGGAGACGCGGGCACGAGCACCCACCGCTGCCCGAGCGGTGTTGGCGCTGGAGGGGAAGGGGAGACCCTACTCTAGATCTAGAGCGACGCAGAGCTGGACGAGCGCTGGAGGGGAAGGGGAGAAATGAACTTTGACTTTCAAAACGACCTTAATCATTTGTTGATTCATTTAAATGTATTATAGCCCGTAGCAACACACGGGAGTTCTACCAGTTATGTTTAAAAGCTCGAGTCAAAAATGCATTATCCTATGTAATAGAACAACAATGGGCCATTAGGAAAGTAAAACTCCTCTAGACTTTTTTTCACCTCTCTTACTCCATTCCTCACAACTAAAACTGCCACGAAATCGTTCGCATATGCCACCCTCCTTGGCGAACGTTTGCCGTTAACCGAGTCCTATGATAATCGTTTAAAATAAGGGGACCCTAAATTAAGCTATCAGACATCGGATTTACCCAAATTTCTTGCCTCATTTCGCTGGATATAATGGGTCCAGTGAAAACCATCATGATCCGGCGAAAATAGCAGAGATCTGATTGGAGCTTTTTTTTAGAACTTTGAAAACTTTTCATCGGAGCTCATAGTCAGACCAAACTGTAGCACGAGCTTAGCCGGCACCCGGCGGCTTTTTTGGTACGATCACGATCACATGGACGATATCAAAGTTGACACATGATCCGAAGACAATGACACTGCCGTCGCTGCCCCTCGACCTCACAAGTCACGTCGCCTTTTCTCGCGGGGAAATAAAGTCACAACGCCACACCGGCACCCAATAATCGAATCCAAAATGTCACAACACGCCACACGATATATACCCAGGCAAGGATTTTCAGGTAGTATAACCAGCACGGTTGTCGAGCGGAAGGAGGATGTCTCCGTTCGCCGTGCTCGTCGCGGCCGTCGCCGTGCTCGTCGCCTTCTGCTACGTGACCAAGAAAGCTCGAAGCAAGAACAGCAAGctcccgccgtcgccgccgtgtATGCCGCTGCTCGGCCACCTCCACCTCCTGGGCCGCCTCGCGCACCGCTCCCTGCGCGACCTGCACGCTCGGTACGGCAGCGACGGCGGCCTCCTGCTCCTGCAGCTCGGGCGCAGGCGGACGCTGGTGGTATCcacggcggccgcggcggcggaccTGTACAAGAACCACGACCTCGCCTTCGCCTCCCGCGTGCTCAGCGCGCCCGTGCACAAGCTCTCCTACGGCTCGATCAACGTCTCCTTCGCGCCATACGGCGACGCCTGGCGCCGCAGCAAGAAGATGGCCGTCGTCCACCTGCTCTCCCAGCGCCGCGCCGACTCGTTCGCCCCCGTGCGCGCCGCCGAGGCGGCCGCCCTCGTCGCGGGAGTCCGCCGCGCGGCGGAGGCCAGGGAGGCCGTGGAGCTGAGGGGGCTCCTGTACGGCTACGGCAACGCGGTGGTCACCCGCGCGGCCACCGGCGCCGCGGGGGCCACGGCTGAGAGGATGAAGCAGCTGATGGGCAACTCTGCGGCGCTCATGTCGGGGCTCCAGGCGGAGGACGTGCTTCCCGACGCGGCGGCGAAGGTGGTGAGGTGGGCGACGGGGTTCGAGAAGAGGCTGGACGACCAGATGGAAGCGTGGCACAAGTTCTTGTCCGAGATAATCGCTGAGCACCTTGAGAAGAAGAAGTGTGACGACAGCGCAGGGGAGGAGGACTTCTTGGACGTCTTGCTGCGGCTGAGGCAAGAAGACACCGCCGGACTCGACCTCACCGACGATCGCATCATAAGCATTGTCCAGGTGATCGACCGAAAGCCCAAGAATTTCATCTTTAATTTCGGGTCCATGGTCTGTCTATGATTTTCAGAATTGCTATACTTTTCGTATAAATGATCTTCTTTTCAATTTCAGTTAATTCTTAATTCTCCTATACTCTTTATATTTTGAATGATTTGAATAATGCAAATCACGCTTTCCGCTCGGTCCAATTATTCTCTTTATTTGCATGTCAGCTTTCATCCATTCATTTATAATTTTCTTTTAGGATATACTCCCTATGTGTCTATATGGAATACATGCAGACTGAAATGGGTGAACAAATACACTAAAACGTGTCTATATACATTTTAAAAAtaagttagaacatcttatatttgtgaattGAGGGAGTATTTGTTACTTTGGCTTAAGCGGTTTTGGTATctaatttattatttatttatatcgGGTAACAGACAGCCGTGGGTCATGGGTTTTGCTTGCAGTTGAATCGAACTTGTTTTGTTTATTATCTCTTATTTTCTTCCTTTTTGCCTTTTTTGTCTCTTCTGTTTGTTGCTAGTTACTTCAATGTATATTTTCATATTTTAAAAGTAGcaaatcaaaaaaaaaatcttACATGTAATTGTGTGTTAAGAGAATGTAGGTTTAATAATGTGGTAAATAGAAACTCACTTTTGATTTGAATAGTTGCTGGTTGAAGGTGTTAACAAGGCAAATTGGATTTTCTTTGTGTGAAATGTTTATTTGTAGCAAGTAACAGTCCGTTACACCTGTCTCCACAAGCTCCGAAACAAGAAAATCATAGCAAACAAGGGTGTAACTGAGGTTTTGAAATcgtgtaaaatatatttttattttataaTGACATATGTCATTGTTTGTATGGTGTAAACTTTTGATTAACAAAGAACTGAAAATCAGTCAACTTGATAGTGTCATGTGTCATTGTTTGTACAGTGGAGAACTCTAACCAATACCAAATTATAAACCAGTCAATTACCAAATAGACAATCCATAATTTTTCTTATAACACCTACAACAGAAATACTCCCACTCAATTGAGATATAGGAAAACCATTTAGTTCCTTACTAATTTATTTTCTATCCTTTGCTTTGTGTTTTTTGGGGGCATATGTAGGACCTGATCTTCGCCGGAACCGAGACATCATCTATTACGCTGGAATGGGCCATGGCGGAGCTCACGAGAAAACCCCAGACAATGGCCAAGTTGCAGGACGAGGTAACACGAGTCACCAACGACAAGTTGGTCATCGAAGAAGATGACCTCAGCAGGATGGAGTACCTCAAGGCGGTGTTGAAGGAGGTGTTGCGTCTCCACCCACCAGCACCACTCCTCATCCCACACGAGTCGACGACGACGTCAATCGTCCAGGGCTACGAGATCCCAGCAAAGACGACACTCTTTATCAATGCGTGGGCAATCGGGAGGGACCCCGTTGCGTGGGGTGAAGGGGCGGAGGAGTTTTGGCCTGAGCGGTTCTTGGCCAACGGTAACGTGACAGGCGTGGACGTGAGGGGAAACGACTACCAACTCCTCCCATTCGGTGCCGGTCGACGACTCTGTCCCGCCATCAACTTCGCGATGCCGACGCTAGAGATTGCGCTAGCTTGCCTCGTACGCCACTTCGACTGGGGTCTCGCCGCTGGCACATGTCTGGAGATGGGCGAGGCCCCGGGGCTGACCACACCTCCATCGACTCCGGTGCGCCTTGTCCCCAGATGCATAACAACTTAATTAGACGCCATTAGCAGTGCCATAAAGTAGTTGGAATAAGATATATTATAAAGGCGAAGCATCTCATCGGTGACCGGGTCGAGGTCAACAACATCAACAATATGAGCACGATCCTCGTTGTTATTGTGCAACTAGCTTGACCGATGATGTGATGCAAACACCATTTGACACTGTGACTACCCAATTGTGCGGGGCGTCTATACATAACATAAAACCACAAAATGAAAACATTATAGATCGATTGTCTGGTTATTGTAAAAAATATATCATGATGCATACACACACAAAATTTACCGTATAAATATTACTTTCTATGATTTTTTCATGTAACAAGATCCATACGATGAAGACAATTTGTCTAAGTAGTGAATTTTTCATCCTGAAAAGCACCGGCCATGCACTTCCATGATCCTTGGGGTAGTGGCCGCCATGGCCTCTCGCGCACAATGAAGTCTGCTATGATACCATGTATTTAGATGTTCGACTTTGCGAAAAAAAAGACATTTGACTTTCGTGATATTAATTTTTGTTTTCAAGATTATTATGGTAGTGAATTGTAGTATGGATTTTTTAAATGATGTTATGATAATGATGctggagagaggggggagggtaATTGTATTTTCTTGAGAAATCAATCCCCATTCATGTATTTAGACAACTATTACCAAGAGAATAAAATCGATTGACAAATTTGACCTTCTTTGAAAAATCTTCTGACATAACTTAGTGCGTCAAAATTTCTCTGCCAAGCGGAGAGGAGGAGATTTATTGCACTCCATCATCGAGACCCTTTCAATAGTTTGTCATGGATGTTGGGGTTGAGGATCTCAGAAAAAATCCGCCATTTTCGACAACACAATGACAAGGCATCTCCAACGCCTTGGGGGCATCAATCAGTAGAATTCATGGAAATGTCTTAAatgaaaataaaaaagaaatttGCCCTAGCTCCTATCTTTGGCTCAAGAGGAAAAGGGTGGTCCATATTATATTGAATTGGTTCTGCTTCTCCTCTTTTTAAAGAACTACTAGATGATACCCCACACGTTGTTGTGAATTCTTTTGCAATATATTTCAACGATACTTACTTTTATAAACATGGATATGTGGATTAATAGCATGAGACCTAACAATATATACGATTGTTGTATAACTATATATCTATTACACATAAGTAGTATAAAGTAACTGAGTGCAGCGATACGGTGCCCAGACTCATCTGCACCCGACCAAAAAAATTTCACAAAAATACTAGAAAATTTAAAAAAACTCCAAAATTTTTCCATGGTAGAAAATTTATTGCGTGAGGTTCGCTCCAAATTCTAGCTCATTCGGACATCTGAGCaactctcagcaaaaaagacaaatcgggtcAAAAAGTACATGAATAGTAAACTATTTTACAGACCCTGACTTTGTCTTTTTTCGGAGAGTTGCTCATTTGTCCAAATCATTTGAAAATTGGAGCgggcctcacgcatcaaattgtctACAATGGGaaattttttggttttcttttgaatttttatagtatttgttttgatttctTTATTCAACACGGGTGCAGATGAGCCCGGGCTCAGAAAACGATTTTCGAAAGTAACTAAAATATTTAATATTTTTTTCATGCACGGTTGCATGTTGAGGTAAATATGTTAGTGGCGATGAACTACTTAGTTATATAGGATAGAGGATACCGAGTTGGGTTCTTCTCCTACAAATATTGAGTAGAACATGTTGAACAACATCTTCCTCATTGGGTGTGGGAAGAGGGAACAAAAAAAAGGGTCTTATTTGGTAAGTTTATAAATTAAAGAGTAAGAAATGTAAGAGTATATGTTTGCCTGCGGAACTCTTATTGAATTATAATACTTTACCACATTCCGATAAGAGTAAAAATAAGACCCTTATTTTCTCAAAACACAAATTTGGCCCAAGATTGGCCTTTTTTTATTCTAGGGTTTCTCTGAATCTAAAAGTTACCTCTTAGAAGGTTTCAATATCAAGGCTCAGTACAATCAAGTCCACGACGTCCACCGAATACCCTTCATGTATTGAAGTAAAAGACCTTAATACAACACCAACCCTATAGATGTAAATAGTTGATCCCCATTATTTATATTTCTAACAACACACGGGTTATCTTCTAGCTTTTAGAAAGTAACATGCCTCGTACGGAACTAGCATATTTTTGCTTCGAGTGTTGCCCATCGTCGAGAATAGTTGAAGTGTCAAGCTCGAAGGACTTAAACAACATATTGCCTGGTCTAGAGAATTAGAAACATCAAAGCAAAACAACACAAGACAACACCGAATAGATGAGGATGAAGTTAGAAAACGTGTTTCCTACACCACTGTCTCTGCCGCCATGGACCCCCCGTCATACACAAAATCTTACAACACTAGACTAGATCTGCACACTCAAAACGTTGAGCAGTGAAAAGAGAAGAACATTGAGCAACGGTCTCCTTCGTCTTTCGGCGGTAGAATGGAGGCAAGAGAGAATATATTGTTTTTTTCGATAAGGTTGTACTTTTCTTTACGTGGGTTATATGTAAGTCACAAGATTTTTTCCGGTGTAAGTCAAATCTTCACCCATTGTTTTTTGTTCCAAGATTCATGTTGCCTTTTTTTTTATCTTAGTTACATCAAATTAATTTCCATTCGGTTTCGGTTTTGACCAATTTCCGTTGCACATGGACTATATGTAAACCGACTGATTATTCTTTGTGTAATTCACTTTTTCTTTACTCGTATTAAGTCTATTTTTCTTCCCTTTTTTCTGTTTGTGTGCCTTTGCGCATGGTGGTGTTTATTTTTGCGCCGAATTGTGTATTCGcgcgcgtgcgtgcgtgtgtgtgtgtgtgtgtgtgtgtgtgctggAGTGTGTTGGTGTGTGTGCGCGCTGGTGTGTGGGGGAATGACTAGTGTAAAAGCAGCACCTAGTgtgaaaaaaatagaaaaactcAATGACATCCGTTGGATCCTGAATGGATGTCTCAGATTCAAAGCAGGGGATTGGTGGAGCTTCTCGTTTATAAttttttttctcgaatacgcaTAAGCATGCGTATCATTCATtaaaggagaagggggaaagactCCCCAAAGTCATATTTACATGCCGGATTTCCGACACCACCCACACACTCAAGGCTCCCTTCCTACTGAAACCCTCTTGACTAACAGTTATGTATAAACTGATCCATCCACCATGTCTCTCAAGTTGGATCCAGGCACTCATTCAACACTCGATGGATGTCGTTGCCTACATGCTAAGTGTTGCTTTTATGTTACAAGTGAAAAATAATTTTAATAAGCATTTTATAGTTGGAACAATGCAATTTCTACATAATCTGTGAGCAAAATTTtgtctttattttattttatttcttctttttaGGGTAACACCAATGACCCTAATTCATTTTACCTTAGAATaacttttgttttttgtttttgatttgatggtgcttttagtttatgattatgcGTAATGG
This genomic window contains:
- the LOC109778132 gene encoding cytochrome P450 71A1, yielding MSPFAVLVAAVAVLVAFCYVTKKARSKNSKLPPSPPCMPLLGHLHLLGRLAHRSLRDLHARYGSDGGLLLLQLGRRRTLVVSTAAAAADLYKNHDLAFASRVLSAPVHKLSYGSINVSFAPYGDAWRRSKKMAVVHLLSQRRADSFAPVRAAEAAALVAGVRRAAEAREAVELRGLLYGYGNAVVTRAATGAAGATAERMKQLMGNSAALMSGLQAEDVLPDAAAKVVRWATGFEKRLDDQMEAWHKFLSEIIAEHLEKKKCDDSAGEEDFLDVLLRLRQEDTAGLDLTDDRIISIVQDLIFAGTETSSITLEWAMAELTRKPQTMAKLQDEVTRVTNDKLVIEEDDLSRMEYLKAVLKEVLRLHPPAPLLIPHESTTTSIVQGYEIPAKTTLFINAWAIGRDPVAWGEGAEEFWPERFLANGNVTGVDVRGNDYQLLPFGAGRRLCPAINFAMPTLEIALACLVRHFDWGLAAGTCLEMGEAPGLTTPPSTPVRLVPRCITT